In Cicer arietinum cultivar CDC Frontier isolate Library 1 chromosome 7, Cicar.CDCFrontier_v2.0, whole genome shotgun sequence, a single window of DNA contains:
- the LOC101512882 gene encoding uncharacterized protein isoform X1, whose amino-acid sequence MQLLSETKTPRITQIQVRVDCNGCVRKIKKALNGIHGIDDLHIDFDRQRLTIIGWADPEKVVKAIKKTRKTAIICSNIEPTSSSKPTKSKPKPKPIPPAQDETIQPIPQEASTAQETSFPEPMLEATSSSSSPKPTWYNTKQQWQNKPETEGVEEVHMLYYHQPNYINTFSSGHNYVEHRDRTYHNGRVFLQDPTQQPLYNVTHSYNTYMPSSYVTEYECVRSLSWHTHYNHMEHYSGDYHDNNVNIGDMFSDDNPNACCIV is encoded by the exons ATGCAACTTCTATCAGAAACTAAG ACGCCTCGAATCACACAAATACAAGTCCGAGTGGACTGTAATGGATGCGTGCGAAAGATCAAGAAAGCACTCAATGGCATTCATG GTATAGATGATCTTCATATCGACTTTGATCGACAGAGGCTAACAATTATCGGGTGGGCAGATCCAGAAAAAGTTGTCAAAGCAATTAAGAAGACAAGGAAGACTGCTATCATTTGTTCCAATATTGAACCAACATCTTCATCTAAACCaacaaaatcaaaaccaaaaccaaaaccaattCCACCAGCACAAGATGAAACAATACAACCAATTCCACAGGAAGCTTCAACAGCTCAAGAAACATCCTTTCCAGAACCAATGCTTGAGGCAACATCGTCATCATCATCACCGAAACCTACATGGTACAATACAAAACAACAGTGGCAGAACAAACCAGAAACTGAAGGTGTAGAGGAGGTTCATATGTTATATTATCATCAACCTAACTACATTAACACCTTCAGTTCTGGCCACAACTATGTTGAACATAGAGACAGAACATACCATAATGGCCGAGTATTTCTACAAGATCCAACACAACAACCATTGTACAATGTCACACATAGTTATAATACATACATGCCATCATCTTATGTCACTGAATATGAATGTGTAAGATCACTGTCATGGCACACACATTACAACCATATGGAACATTACAGTGGAGACTACCATGACAACAATGTAAACATTGGAGACATGTTCAGTGATGACAATCCGAATGCATGTTGCATAGTCTAG
- the LOC101512882 gene encoding uncharacterized protein isoform X2, translating to MVQESQTPRITQIQVRVDCNGCVRKIKKALNGIHGIDDLHIDFDRQRLTIIGWADPEKVVKAIKKTRKTAIICSNIEPTSSSKPTKSKPKPKPIPPAQDETIQPIPQEASTAQETSFPEPMLEATSSSSSPKPTWYNTKQQWQNKPETEGVEEVHMLYYHQPNYINTFSSGHNYVEHRDRTYHNGRVFLQDPTQQPLYNVTHSYNTYMPSSYVTEYECVRSLSWHTHYNHMEHYSGDYHDNNVNIGDMFSDDNPNACCIV from the exons ATGGTTCAAGAGTCACAG ACGCCTCGAATCACACAAATACAAGTCCGAGTGGACTGTAATGGATGCGTGCGAAAGATCAAGAAAGCACTCAATGGCATTCATG GTATAGATGATCTTCATATCGACTTTGATCGACAGAGGCTAACAATTATCGGGTGGGCAGATCCAGAAAAAGTTGTCAAAGCAATTAAGAAGACAAGGAAGACTGCTATCATTTGTTCCAATATTGAACCAACATCTTCATCTAAACCaacaaaatcaaaaccaaaaccaaaaccaattCCACCAGCACAAGATGAAACAATACAACCAATTCCACAGGAAGCTTCAACAGCTCAAGAAACATCCTTTCCAGAACCAATGCTTGAGGCAACATCGTCATCATCATCACCGAAACCTACATGGTACAATACAAAACAACAGTGGCAGAACAAACCAGAAACTGAAGGTGTAGAGGAGGTTCATATGTTATATTATCATCAACCTAACTACATTAACACCTTCAGTTCTGGCCACAACTATGTTGAACATAGAGACAGAACATACCATAATGGCCGAGTATTTCTACAAGATCCAACACAACAACCATTGTACAATGTCACACATAGTTATAATACATACATGCCATCATCTTATGTCACTGAATATGAATGTGTAAGATCACTGTCATGGCACACACATTACAACCATATGGAACATTACAGTGGAGACTACCATGACAACAATGTAAACATTGGAGACATGTTCAGTGATGACAATCCGAATGCATGTTGCATAGTCTAG